In Silene latifolia isolate original U9 population chromosome X, ASM4854445v1, whole genome shotgun sequence, the following proteins share a genomic window:
- the LOC141618564 gene encoding uncharacterized protein LOC141618564, with protein sequence MMVTQSLVKGYVQQGISPRCMIKVDIKKAFDSLQWTFIDQMLIKVNGDNTGFFKGECGLRQGDPLFPFLFVMSMEIISRLLRKIHRDHQVSFHPKCGKLGLNHLIFADDLMLFVRGDVPSVQAGSDEGHRKLIMKSWASCCVPHAEGGFNIKEVLAWNKCILCKWIWIIDTHSDSLWVNWNHTYNIKTGDFWTMAAKNYHSESWKNLLTVRYEIVAKTGSIATARAFLLDCIAGGKMRLHRVYDFLRVPGRRISWAQAVWNKAVVPKHSFLAVLAMQRKLATIDQLTHRGMHLVNRCVLCKAANEDHSHIFFSVVILATFGNNCWTGWD encoded by the exons ATGATGGTTACTCAGTCATTGGTTAAGGGGTATGTGCAGCAAGGTATCTCTCCTAGATGTATGATAAAAGTTGATATCAAGAAGGCCTTTGACTCACTGCAATGGACCTTCATTGATCAGATGCT CATTAAAGTGAATGGGGATAATACTGGCTTCTTCAAGGGAGAGTGTGGTTTGAGGCAAGGAGATCCTCTATTTCCTTTCCTCTTTGTGATGAGTATGGAAATTATTTCAAGACTGTTAAGGAAAATCCACAGGGATCATCAAGTTTCTTTTCATCCTAAGTGTGGGAAATTGGGTTTAAATCACCTAATATTTGCTGATGATTTGATGCTTTTTGTTAGGGGAGATGTCCCTTCTGTTCAAGCT GGATCAGATGAGGGGCATAGGAAGTTGATTATGAAGAGTTGGGCCTCCTGCTGTGTACCACATGCTGAAGGGGGTTTTAATATTAAGGAGGTTCTGGCTTGGAACAAGTGTATACTATGCAAATGGATATGGATAATTGATACTCACTCTGATAGCTTATGGGTTAACTGGAATCATACTTACAATATCAAAACTGGGGATTTCTGGACTATGGCAGCTAAGAATTATCATTCAGAGAGCTGGAAAAATTTACTAACAGTCAGATATGAAATAGTGGCTAAGACAGGTAGTATTGCTACTGCACGGGCTTTCTTGTTAGATTGTATTGCTGGGGGGAAAATGCGGCTCCATAGGGTGTATGATTTCCTTAGAGTGCCTGGCAGGAGGATCAGTTGGGCACAGGCAGTTTGGAATAAGGCTGTAGTACCAAAGCACAGTTTTCTGGCAGTACTTGCTATGCAACGTAAATTGGCTACTATTGATCAGCTCACGCATAGAGGGATGCACTTAGTGAATCGTTGTGTCCTTTGTAAAGCAGCTAATGAAGATCATTCTCACATTTTTTTCAGTGTAGTTATTCTAGCCACATTTGGCAACAATTGCTGGACTGGATGGGACTGA